In Oncorhynchus kisutch isolate 150728-3 linkage group LG7, Okis_V2, whole genome shotgun sequence, one DNA window encodes the following:
- the LOC109894169 gene encoding oxysterol-binding protein 1 isoform X3 has translation MSEPKALTPTPAGDTYKGWLFKWTNYIKGYQRRWFVLSNGLLSYYRTQAEMGHTCRGTINLATANIAVEDSCNFVISNGGAQTYHLKASSEVERQRWITALELAKAKAVRNQAESDDSGDECPTSPPTSGQGGGARNSNSEVQSTLRTLGSKVEDLSTCNDLIAKHGSALQRSLSELEGVRLGGDTDGKIRQVTERATLFRITSNAMINACRDFLSLAQAHSKRWQKALHSERDQRIRLEETLEQLAKQHNHLERAFRGATVLPLSQSNPALDSKSSGSVKGDASDEDDENEFFDAMEDPAGFITVPADPKYHRRSGSNVSGLSTETGIDDQSLCDEQSLGSNPESPQSLEVEPVRKRRTKIPDKPNYSLNLWSIMKNCIGKELSKIPMPVNFNEPISMLQRLSEDLEYYELLDKAAKCQSSLEQLCYVAAFTVSSYSTTVHRTGKPFNPLLGETYELDRLRESGYRSLCEQVSHHPPAAAHHAISERGWTLRQEISLASKFRGKYLSIMPLGSIQCMFEKSNNHYSWKKVTTTVHNIIVGKLWIDQSGEIDVVNHQTGDRCHLKFAPYSYFSRDVARKVTGVVADKEGKAHYVLSGTWDEKMEFSRVMQSNKGENGTEGKQKTVYQTLKAKELWKKNPLPEGAETMYYFSSLALTLNEPEEGVAPTDSRRRPDQQLMEAGRWDEANAEKQRLEEKQRSVRREREREAQQAATLPEEGAEGVEVAEDADPDDSPPHTPSVHQDNYEAMWFERTEDAVTGESMHVYKGGYWEAKDHGSWDVCPDIY, from the exons ATGTCGGAGCCCAAGGCACTCACCCCGACTCCGGCTGGAGACACATACAAAGGATGGCTATTCAAATGGACAAATTACATCAAGGGCTACCAGCGACGATGGTTTGTCTTGAGCAACGGTTTACTATCCTACTACAG GACACAGGCAGAGATGGGGCACACGTGCCGGGGCACCATCAACCTGGCCACGGCCAACATCGCGGTGGAGGACTCGTGCAACTTTGTCATCTCTAACGGCGGGGCACAAACCTACCACCTGAAGGCCAGCTCTGAGGTGGAGCGGCAGCGCTGGATCACCGCCCTGGAGCTGGCCAAGGCCAAGGCTGTCCGCAATCAGGCCGAGtctg ACGACTCTGGTGATGAGTGTCCCACGTCACCCCCTACCTCGGGACAGGGCGGAGGGGCCCGTAACTCTAACTCAGAGGTACAGTCCACACTACGCACTCTGGGCAGCAAGGTGGAAGACCTGAGCACCTGCAACGACCTCATCGCCAAGCACGGCTCTGCCCTccaaag GTCCCTGTCAGAACTGGAGGGGGTGCGGCTGGGAGGCGACACGGATGGCAAGATCCGGCAGGTGACGGAGAGAGCAACGTTGTTCCGCATCACCTCCAACGCCATGATCAAC GCGTGCAGAGACTTCCTGTCCCTGGCCCAGGCCCACAGTAAACGGTGGCAGAAAGCCTTGCATTCGGAGCGGGACCAGAGGATAAGGCTGGAGGAAACATTGGAGCAGCTAGCCAAGCAGCACAACCACCTGGAGAGGGCCTTTAGAGGGGCCACCGTACTGCCCCTCTCCCAGAGCAACCCCGCCTTGGACAGCAAGA gtTCGGGCTCAGTAAAGGGTGACGCGAGCGACGAGGATGATGAGAACGAGTTCTTTGACGCTATGGAGGACCCGGCGGGGTTCATTACTGTACCGGCTGACCCCAAGTATCATAG AAGGTCAGGAAGTAACGTCAGTGGTCTCAGCACTGAGACTGGGATTGATGACCAATCA CTTTGTGACGAGCAGTCGTTGGGGTCCAATCCGGAGTCGCCGCAGTCCCTGGAGGTTGAGCCAGTGAGGAAGAGGCGGACCAAAATCCCAGACAAGCCCAACTATTCTCTGAACCTCTGGAGCATCATGAAGAACTGCATCGGCAAGGAGCTCTCCAAGATCCCCATGCCT GTGAACTTCAACGAACCAATTTCCATGCTCCAGCGTCTATCCGAGGACTTGGAGTACTACGAGCTCCTAGACAAGGCAGCTAAATGCCagagctctctggagcagctgTGCTACGTGGCTGCCTTCACCGTATCATCCTACTCCACTACGGTCCACCGCACAGGGAAACCCTTCAACCCCCTACTGGGCGAGACCTACGAACTGGACCGGCTGAGGGAGAGCGGCTACCGCTCACTGTGTGAACAg GTGAGTCACCACCCGCCTGCAGCGGCTCATCATGCCAtctcagagagaggctggacccTCCGACAGGAGATCTCCCTCGCCAGCAAGTTCAGGGGAAAATACCTCTCCATCATGCCTCTGG GCTCTATCCAATGTATGTTTGAGAAGAGCAACAATCACTACTCGTGGAAGAAAGTTACTACAACAGTACACAACATCATTGTGGGCAAATTGTGGATCGACCAG tCGGGCGAGATAGACGTGGTGAACCACCAGACCGGCGACCGCTGCCATCTCAAGTTCGCCCCGTACAGCTACTTCTCCAGAGATGTGGCCAGGAAGGTGACTGGTGTGGTGGCAGACAAGGAGGGTAAGGCCCACTATGTGCTGTCAGGGACGTGGGATGAGAAGATGGAGTTCTCCAGGGTGATGCAGAGTAATAAGGGCGAGAACGGCACCGAGGGCAAACAGAAGACCGTCTACCAGACGCTCAAAGCCAAGGAGCTCTGGAAGAAGAACCCACTACC TGAGGGTGCGGAGACCATGTACTACTTCTCGTCGCTGGCGCTGACGCTCAACGAGCCCGAGGAGGGCGTGGCGCCCACCGACAGCCGGCGACGGCCCGACCAGCAGCTGATGGAGGCGGGCCGGTGGGACGAGGCCAATGCCGAGAAGCAACGGCTGGAGGAGAAGCAGAGGAGCGTCCGCcgcgagagggagcgagaggccCAGCAGGCAGCCACCCTGCCTGAGGAGGGGGCAGAGGGGGTGGAAGTAGCGGAGGAcg cGGACCCTGACGATTCTCCACCTCACACTCCAA GCGTCCACCAGGACAACTATGAGGCGATGTGGTTCGAGCGGACCGAGGATGCCGTCACGGGAGAGTCCATGCACGTCTACAAGGGGGGCTACTGGGAAGCGAAGGACCACGGCAGCTGGGACGTGTGCCCCGATAtatattga
- the LOC109894169 gene encoding oxysterol-binding protein 1 isoform X2, translating into MSEPKALTPTPAGDTYKGWLFKWTNYIKGYQRRWFVLSNGLLSYYRTQAEMGHTCRGTINLATANIAVEDSCNFVISNGGAQTYHLKASSEVERQRWITALELAKAKAVRNQAESDDSGDECPTSPPTSGQGGGARNSNSEVQSTLRTLGSKVEDLSTCNDLIAKHGSALQRSLSELEGVRLGGDTDGKIRQVTERATLFRITSNAMINACRDFLSLAQAHSKRWQKALHSERDQRIRLEETLEQLAKQHNHLERAFRGATVLPLSQSNPALDSKSSGSVKGDASDEDDENEFFDAMEDPAGFITVPADPKYHRSGSNVSGLSTETGIDDQSLCDEQSLGSNPESPQSLEVEPVRKRRTKIPDKPNYSLNLWSIMKNCIGKELSKIPMPVNFNEPISMLQRLSEDLEYYELLDKAAKCQSSLEQLCYVAAFTVSSYSTTVHRTGKPFNPLLGETYELDRLRESGYRSLCEQVSHHPPAAAHHAISERGWTLRQEISLASKFRGKYLSIMPLGSIQCMFEKSNNHYSWKKVTTTVHNIIVGKLWIDQSGEIDVVNHQTGDRCHLKFAPYSYFSRDVARKVTGVVADKEGKAHYVLSGTWDEKMEFSRVMQSNKGENGTEGKQKTVYQTLKAKELWKKNPLPEGAETMYYFSSLALTLNEPEEGVAPTDSRRRPDQQLMEAGRWDEANAEKQRLEEKQRSVRREREREAQQAATLPEEGAEGVEVAEDAVIEDSFITDSPLKSKYSSLPPIVSLPLLSHTHTHTIRSTFHTVGVCNNSDEPSYPTFFIHLSILGLCCVQPMQWRLVRKRARLRTKASTTNSPLSSVHLCPYSTLPRFLHPFSLLFPLLLTLDPAITFRLVCVYKGS; encoded by the exons ATGTCGGAGCCCAAGGCACTCACCCCGACTCCGGCTGGAGACACATACAAAGGATGGCTATTCAAATGGACAAATTACATCAAGGGCTACCAGCGACGATGGTTTGTCTTGAGCAACGGTTTACTATCCTACTACAG GACACAGGCAGAGATGGGGCACACGTGCCGGGGCACCATCAACCTGGCCACGGCCAACATCGCGGTGGAGGACTCGTGCAACTTTGTCATCTCTAACGGCGGGGCACAAACCTACCACCTGAAGGCCAGCTCTGAGGTGGAGCGGCAGCGCTGGATCACCGCCCTGGAGCTGGCCAAGGCCAAGGCTGTCCGCAATCAGGCCGAGtctg ACGACTCTGGTGATGAGTGTCCCACGTCACCCCCTACCTCGGGACAGGGCGGAGGGGCCCGTAACTCTAACTCAGAGGTACAGTCCACACTACGCACTCTGGGCAGCAAGGTGGAAGACCTGAGCACCTGCAACGACCTCATCGCCAAGCACGGCTCTGCCCTccaaag GTCCCTGTCAGAACTGGAGGGGGTGCGGCTGGGAGGCGACACGGATGGCAAGATCCGGCAGGTGACGGAGAGAGCAACGTTGTTCCGCATCACCTCCAACGCCATGATCAAC GCGTGCAGAGACTTCCTGTCCCTGGCCCAGGCCCACAGTAAACGGTGGCAGAAAGCCTTGCATTCGGAGCGGGACCAGAGGATAAGGCTGGAGGAAACATTGGAGCAGCTAGCCAAGCAGCACAACCACCTGGAGAGGGCCTTTAGAGGGGCCACCGTACTGCCCCTCTCCCAGAGCAACCCCGCCTTGGACAGCAAGA gtTCGGGCTCAGTAAAGGGTGACGCGAGCGACGAGGATGATGAGAACGAGTTCTTTGACGCTATGGAGGACCCGGCGGGGTTCATTACTGTACCGGCTGACCCCAAGTATCATAG GTCAGGAAGTAACGTCAGTGGTCTCAGCACTGAGACTGGGATTGATGACCAATCA CTTTGTGACGAGCAGTCGTTGGGGTCCAATCCGGAGTCGCCGCAGTCCCTGGAGGTTGAGCCAGTGAGGAAGAGGCGGACCAAAATCCCAGACAAGCCCAACTATTCTCTGAACCTCTGGAGCATCATGAAGAACTGCATCGGCAAGGAGCTCTCCAAGATCCCCATGCCT GTGAACTTCAACGAACCAATTTCCATGCTCCAGCGTCTATCCGAGGACTTGGAGTACTACGAGCTCCTAGACAAGGCAGCTAAATGCCagagctctctggagcagctgTGCTACGTGGCTGCCTTCACCGTATCATCCTACTCCACTACGGTCCACCGCACAGGGAAACCCTTCAACCCCCTACTGGGCGAGACCTACGAACTGGACCGGCTGAGGGAGAGCGGCTACCGCTCACTGTGTGAACAg GTGAGTCACCACCCGCCTGCAGCGGCTCATCATGCCAtctcagagagaggctggacccTCCGACAGGAGATCTCCCTCGCCAGCAAGTTCAGGGGAAAATACCTCTCCATCATGCCTCTGG GCTCTATCCAATGTATGTTTGAGAAGAGCAACAATCACTACTCGTGGAAGAAAGTTACTACAACAGTACACAACATCATTGTGGGCAAATTGTGGATCGACCAG tCGGGCGAGATAGACGTGGTGAACCACCAGACCGGCGACCGCTGCCATCTCAAGTTCGCCCCGTACAGCTACTTCTCCAGAGATGTGGCCAGGAAGGTGACTGGTGTGGTGGCAGACAAGGAGGGTAAGGCCCACTATGTGCTGTCAGGGACGTGGGATGAGAAGATGGAGTTCTCCAGGGTGATGCAGAGTAATAAGGGCGAGAACGGCACCGAGGGCAAACAGAAGACCGTCTACCAGACGCTCAAAGCCAAGGAGCTCTGGAAGAAGAACCCACTACC TGAGGGTGCGGAGACCATGTACTACTTCTCGTCGCTGGCGCTGACGCTCAACGAGCCCGAGGAGGGCGTGGCGCCCACCGACAGCCGGCGACGGCCCGACCAGCAGCTGATGGAGGCGGGCCGGTGGGACGAGGCCAATGCCGAGAAGCAACGGCTGGAGGAGAAGCAGAGGAGCGTCCGCcgcgagagggagcgagaggccCAGCAGGCAGCCACCCTGCCTGAGGAGGGGGCAGAGGGGGTGGAAGTAGCGGAGGAcg CTGTCATTGAGGACTCTTTCATCACTGACTCGCCTTTGAAAAGCAAgtactcctctcttccccctattGTCTCACTACCTttactatcacacacacacacacacacaatccgttCCACTTTTCACACGGTAGGTGTATGTAATAATTCTGACGAGCCATCATATCCCACTTTCTTTATTCATCTATCCATCCTTGGTTTGTGCTGTGTTCAGCCGATGCAGTGGAGATTGGTACGGAAGCGAGCCAGGCTTCGGACGAAAGCAAGTACCACAAACTCCCCCCTTTCCTCCGTCCATCTGTGTCCTTATAGCACACTCCCTCGTTTtctccaccctttctctctcttattcccTCTCCTTCTGACACTTGATCCTGCTATCACTTTCCGTTTAGTGTGTGTATACAAAGGTAGTTAG